CGTCCTCTTCGACGACACCAACGTGCTGAAGTTCGCGCAGCGCTACGACCTGCTGCCGACGACGGTCTCCGGGGTGGACAAGCTGAGCGAGGGCCGCAAGGACCTGCAGCCGTTCCTGGACCAGCTCCAGACCGCGGTCTTCTACCCGGACAACAAGACGTCGTGGGCGCGGGTCAACGCCGAGCTGAAGAAGCAGATAGGCAAGGCGGCCGAGGCCGGCGGCGAGCCGCCGGAGCGGGTGCTGACGAACCTGCAGAGCATCGCGGAGTCGGCCTCCACGACAGAGGAATGACCCGCCCCGCCTCTGCCTTCGCCGCCCCTACGGATCCCGCGGACCCACCGCGGACCCCCGCAGCCCTGCCGGACCGGGGGAGTGCCGACGCGCGTCAGCCCTCCCGGGCGTCGCGGCGGGCCTGCCGGACGCGGCGCAGCCGGTTGACCGTCACCGGGTCGTGCTCCTGCGCGCGCGGGTCGTCCAGGAGCGCGTTGAGCACCTGGTAGTACCGCGTCGGGGAGAGCCCCAGGCGCTCCCGGATCGCCCGCTCCTTCGCCCCCGGAGCCGGCCACGCGCGCTTCTCCAGCGCGAGGACCGCCAAGTCCCGCTCGGTCAGCGCCGCGTCACCCTCAGACATGCCCTGCACGGTACCGCGGGCCGGTAGGGTCCTGGACATGGGCAGCACCTCCGCAGCACAGCTCCCCGTTCCGCGCACCGAGGCGGGTCGCGCCGGCCTCGCGGCGCTCCTCGCCGACCCGGAACAGGCCCTCCTCGCCTTCGACTTCGACGGCACCCTCGCCCCGATCGTCCCCGACCCCGACTCCGCGCGGGCCCACCCCGGCGCCGTACCCGCGCTGGCCCGGGTCGCGCCGCGGGTCGGGACCGTCGCCGTCATCACCGGCCGGCCCGCCGCCGTGGCCGTACGGTACGGCGGCTTCGCCGGCGTCGCGGGGCTCACGCACCTGCGCGTCCTCGGCCACTACGGCGACGAGCAGTGGGACGCCGCCACCGGCACCCTGCGCGCCCCCGACCCGCACCCCGGCGTCGCGGCCGTGCAGGCCGAGCTGCCGGGTGTGCTGGAGGCGGCGGGCGCCTGGCGGGGCACGTGGATCGAGGACAAGGGCCGCGCCGTCGCCGTCCACACCCGCCGCGCCGACCGTCCCGCCGAGGCCGCCGACGCGCTGCGCAAGCCGCTGGACGACCTGGCGGAAGCCCACGGCCTCGTGGTCGAACCCGGCCGCTTCGTCCTCGAACTCCGCCCCCCGGGCATGGACAAGGGCCGCGCCCTCACCGCCCTGACCCGCGAGACCGGCGCCCGC
The Streptomyces sp. CNQ-509 DNA segment above includes these coding regions:
- a CDS encoding DUF3263 domain-containing protein, which gives rise to MSEGDAALTERDLAVLALEKRAWPAPGAKERAIRERLGLSPTRYYQVLNALLDDPRAQEHDPVTVNRLRRVRQARRDAREG
- the otsB gene encoding trehalose-phosphatase, which gives rise to MGSTSAAQLPVPRTEAGRAGLAALLADPEQALLAFDFDGTLAPIVPDPDSARAHPGAVPALARVAPRVGTVAVITGRPAAVAVRYGGFAGVAGLTHLRVLGHYGDEQWDAATGTLRAPDPHPGVAAVQAELPGVLEAAGAWRGTWIEDKGRAVAVHTRRADRPAEAADALRKPLDDLAEAHGLVVEPGRFVLELRPPGMDKGRALTALTRETGARTVLYAGDDLGDLAAYDAVDALRPEGVAGLLVCSAATTGEGADALADRADLTVEGPRGVVDLLTALATALGT